GCGACGGTGCTCTCGGCGGTGCGCCCGCCGTACGGCTCCAGGTGGAAGGCGACCCGCACGCCGTGCCGGGCGGCGGCGTCCAGCAGGCCGGGCACGAGCCGGTCCTCGTACGAGCCCTGGCCCCACCAGCTGGTGACGATCACCCCGGCGCCGGACCGGCGGACCCACTCCATGTGCTGGTCGACGGCCCCGGCCAGGTCGCCGGAGTCGTAGGCGCCGAGGGTCGGGTAGAAGTCCGCGCCGATGTCGTCGGGCGGGGTGTGGTCGCCCTGCTGCCAGTGCCGGTAGGAGCCGTAGACCTCGGGGCTGCCGTACCAGGGGTAGTAGAAGAGGTGCACGTCGGAGGGCACGGGCTGGGCTCGCGGCGCGGTGGTGCTCGCGTTCGCCGGTGCGACGAGCGCGAGGGTCAGAACCGAGCAGAACGTGATCACGATGCTGAGCAGGGTGCGCATGGTGGTCCGCCCACATCCTTGCGTCGTTGTAAGGAAGGTCACACGACCATAAGGAAAGCTGACAACTTGACGCAAGAACTTGACTAGTAAGCGCAAAAAGTCAACCTAACCTGTCCGAAATCGGACAAGTGCAAGGAGACGGGCAGGAGGCGGCACACCGGGTGCAGGCGGTCCGGAGCGGCCCGCTCCGGGGTGGCGAACGCGCGCGACCGTCGCAGCGGCACGGCCACGTCGGCCGAGCCGAGGCCGTGACGTCGTTCGGGTCACCGCGCCCCACCGGTATTCCGTCGTGCGGGCCGCGGGTTCCGGGTGGAGCCTTGAATCCCCGCCCTCGCACGTGCCGCGCCCGGCGGCCACGAGCGAGGCGTCCGACCCATGGTGGACTCATGAGCAACCGAGCACTCCCCGCACCTCAACCGGTCGTCACCGTCCGCGACGGTTCCGCCTGGGGCGAAGCCGCGCTCCGCTGGGCCGAGGCGCACGCCTCGCTGGTCGGGGCGCCGCTGGAGGTGCACGAGCCGAGCCCGGACCAGGTGCACGACCTGCTGCTGGCCAGCACCCGCGCCGACGTGGTCGTGATCGGGCACCGCGCCGACGACGGCCGCTCGTTCGGCCTGGCCCGGATCGTCCTGCCGCTGGTCCAGCACGCCGCGTCCGACGTCGTCGTGGTGCGCGGCACGCCGGAGGCGCTGCACGGCGCGCACGGCCGGGTCACCGCGCTCATCACCGGCGACGAGCACGACGAGCCGGCGCTGACCCGCGCCATCGACCTGGCCGCCCGGCACGGCGCCGCGCTGCGGGTGCTGCACGCCGCTCCGCCGCTGACGGTGCGCGCCGACAACCCGGGCGTGCTCATCGCCCACGTCGACCAGGCGCTGCGCGGCGTCCGGCACACCTCCGTGCTGGCCCGCATGCACCCGAACGAGGCCATCGCCCGCTACGCCGACACCGACCTGCTCGTGCTGGGCGACCGGGGACCCACCGCGCGCACCGCGCTGCACCACGCGCGGTGCCCCGTCCTCGTGGCGCACCGCGTCCCGGAGGAGCTGCGGCGCCACGGTGTGCGCCGCCCCGAGCGCGGATCGGCTCGCACCACGTAACCGAAGCCGGTCGGGCAGGCGCTCGACCGGGACGTCGACCGGCGAGGCCGTCAGCGGCACGAAGACGATCAAAACGAGGTCCCACAAGGGATTCGTCGTGATCGCGGTCGATTCGCGTGCCCGGAATCGGGTCGCCGGACGTCAGCCGATTGCCCTCTTGTCACCCACAGGGATGGAAAACCGG
This genomic window from Saccharothrix sp. HUAS TT1 contains:
- a CDS encoding universal stress protein encodes the protein MSNRALPAPQPVVTVRDGSAWGEAALRWAEAHASLVGAPLEVHEPSPDQVHDLLLASTRADVVVIGHRADDGRSFGLARIVLPLVQHAASDVVVVRGTPEALHGAHGRVTALITGDEHDEPALTRAIDLAARHGAALRVLHAAPPLTVRADNPGVLIAHVDQALRGVRHTSVLARMHPNEAIARYADTDLLVLGDRGPTARTALHHARCPVLVAHRVPEELRRHGVRRPERGSARTT